TTCCTGGATCGCCATTATCGGATATTTGAAAGGATACCGGTTTTTGGAATCTTCCCTTCTTGGCGGCCTCCTCTTTTCCCTGGGGGCGCTGACGGGGACATTCGGCTGGTATTTCATGCTCTTGAAGCTCATCACGGGGAACAGGCACCGCATCAATCAAGCGACCATCAATAAGCTGAATACCGTCGCCGGCGTCATCTTAATAGGGCTTGGCGCTCTTCTGTTTGCCAGAGCCGTTGTGGCGGTCGTTGCGGTTATCTAGTGGGAGTGATGAATTGAAGCTGCCATTTTATGCCAAGGCCGCCTTTTTCTTCGTCGGCTTCTATGCCCTCTTCACGATGTTGTCCATCGCTCAAGACATTATCATCCCCATTGTTTTTGCGCTTATTTTCGCCATCGTGCTCCATCCGGTCGTGAACTTCTTCGTCCGGAAGAAAATCAACCGGGTGGCCGCGATTGTCATCACTCTGCTTCTCGTCTTTATCATCATCGCCGCGTTCGGCACGTTTTTCGTTTCGCAGGCCGGCCGATTCGGCGAGTCCTGGCCGGTCCTGGTGGAGAAGTTCACCGGGATTCTCAACCAAACCGTCACCGGGGTCGCCTATTATTTTGATCTGAATCCCAAAAAGCTCCAGGCCTGGATCGCTAAAACCGCGGGCGAGCTTGTCGACTCGGGCACCGCCGCCATCGGGCGCACGCTCGTCGTCCTCGGCAATTGGGTCGTGGTCTTGTTTTTGGTGCCCGTCTATGTCTTTCTGATTCTATTTTACCACCCCATCTTGATCGAGTTCATTCGTCGACTCTTTCGCTCCGGCGATCAGGCCCAGGTCAACGAAATCGTCACCCAGACCAAAACCGTCATCCAGCGCTACATTGCCGGGCTGGTCATCGAAGCCGTCTTGGTCGCGGCGCTCGAGATCATCTTTCTGTTCCTGCTGGGGATCGATTACGCGATCCTGATCGGCATCCTGGGCGCTTTGCTCAACGTCATTCCCTACATCGGCGGACTCGTGGCCGTCGCCTTGCCCATGATGGTCGCCCTGGCCACCAAGCCTTCGCCCTGGTTCGTCGTTTATATCGTGGCCGGCTATTATTTTATCCAGCTCATCGATAATAACTATATCGTCCCCAAAATCGTCGCTTCGAAAGTCAAGATCAACGCCCTTTTCTCCATCATCGTGGTCATCGCCGGGAACGCGCTATGGGGGATTCCGGGTATGTTCCTGTCCATCCCGCTGCTGGCCATCGTCAAGCTCATTTGCGACCACATCGAGCCTTTAAAACCGTGGGGATTCTTGTTGGGCGACACTATGCCCTCGCTCTTGAAGATCAAATCGATTTTAAAAAAGAAGCCGAAAGTCGAGGCCGCCGGATAGTCCGGGGGGCCCTCTTCGCCCGTCAGGCTTTCTTTCCGCCCATCCGCATCAGTAGGCCCATGGCGACAAGGACCATGGCGACCGCGAAATCGATACGGAAGGCGGGCGTGTCTTGGTATATCGTCAGGACGAGGAACGACATGGCCGCGACCAGCGTCCCGAACGCCGCGAGCATGAACCCGATGATCGCAAAAGGCGAAAGAGTTTCGCTCTTCGTCGCCTCGTAGAGAAAGGGCCTCTGCAGGTCGGCGAAAAAGGCCTCGACCCTGTTCCGCTCTTCCTCCGGCGTGGGGCGGATCTTCGTCCCGATGACCATCCCGAGGATGGTGGCCGTTATGCTCACGACCGTCGCTGCGGAATTCCAGCCGCTGCGGAGCCAGAATTCGAGCCTGGGGTCCGTCTTCATCGCCTCGGCGTACACCTGGACCAGATAGAAATTCGCCAGGACAAGCGCCACTCCGGAGGCGCAGCCCGCGATCAACCCCCAGAGCGTCCCGCGCGCGTTGAACTTCTTGAAAAGCAGGCCGAAGACAAGAGGAATCATGGTCGCCGGTCCGAAGGCGCTGAAGACGCGGAACATGATGTCCATGAGGTTGAAGCCTCGGAGCGCGTTGAACAGCATGGCCAGCAGGACCGTCGCCGTCCCGATCATCACGGTAAAGGCGCGGCCGGTAAAAATCTCCTGCCGCTCGGAAAGTTCGGGCTTGATCTTTTTCTTGAAAAAGTCGTGGGTCAGGACGCCGGACAGGGTGTTGAACTCCGAGCCCAGGGTAGACATCGTCGAGCTGATGACCGAGGCCAGGACCAGCCCCATCATCCCGACCGGCAGGATCTTGAGGCTGACGAGGGCGTAAACTTCCTTGGCGTTGCCGATCCCGGGGAGCAGCACGCGGGCTGCGATGCCCGGCAGAAAGAAGATCGGCGGCATGACGAACATCAGGCCGGCGATCAAGGCGATCATCTTCGTGATCTCCTTCTCGCTCCTAAGCGTGTTGTATTTCTGGACCAGGGCCCAGCTGGCGTTGTAGGACAGGAGCGTGACCAGGAAGACCGTGAAGACGAGGTACGACCAGCCGTAGGGCTCGGGGGCCGGATGAAAGAAGCCGGCCGGAAGCGCTCGGGCAAAAGCGGCCAGGTTTCCGATCTTGCCCAGGGTCAGGATGAAGAGCGTGACGACCGAAACGGCCAGAATGGAGACGTTGACGAAGTCCGTGATGATCACCGTCATCTGGCCGCCCATGAACGAATACAGGATCATGACCAGCCCGATGATGGCCATGAAGGCGGTGATCGAGAGCCCCAGCCCGCGCAGGGCGACGGCGAAGATGATCGAAGTCGAGAGGATCTTCAAGGCGTTGTCGAACAGGCGCAGCGGCAAGCCGGTCCAGACGAAAACCTGATGGACCGTCGAGCTGTAGCGCCTCTCCATGAAGCCGAGCGGCGTCATGACCCGGGCCCGCCGCCAGCGCCGGGCCGTGAGGAGCCCGCCGAGCACGATGCAGAGCGGGCTGATCCACAGGATGACGATAGCCACGAGGCCGTACTTGTAAGCGATCTCGTTGTAGATGACGAAGAGAAGGGCGCTGAACGACGCCTTGTAGAACGAGGTCCCGGCCAGCCACCAGGGCATGCCGGCCCCGGCCGCGAAATAGTCCTTGGATTTCCGGATGGTGCGGGCGGAGGCGATGCCGATGGCGATGACGACGACGAAATAGGACAGGACGACCAGATAGTCGGGAAGCCGGATGCCCGGGTCGGCCATCAGAGCTCCGACAAGACCCCGTCCAGGATGGCCGTCGACTTATCGATGAGATCCGGTGTAATGACCAGAGGAGGCGCGACCCGGATGACGTTGCCGTGGAGGCCGAGCTTCCCGACCATGAGCCCCCGGTCCACGCATTTGAGGACGATGTCCTTGACCAGATCCGGGGCCGGCTCCTTGGTCCTGCGGTCCAGCACGAACTCGATGCCGTACACGAGCCCCATGCCCCGGATGTCGCCGATCGACTCGTGCTTGGCCATCAGGTCGTGGAGCTTGCCCTTGAGATAAGCGCCGTTGCGGACCGTCTTTTCGAGGAGGCCCTCTTTTTCGATGATTTCGAAGACTGCCAACGAGCCCGCGCAGCTCAGCGGGTTCCCGCCCAGGGTCGAGGACATCTCCCCCCGCTCGAGGCAGGAGAAAATCTCCGAACGGGTCACGAGGGCGGCGATGGGCGCTCCGCTGCCGATCCCTTTGCCGAGGACGAGGATGTCGGGCTCGAGCGACTCGTGCTCCCATGCCCACATCGTCCCCGTGCGGCCGAAGGAGGATTGGACCTCGTCGAGGATGAAGAGCAGGCCCCTGCTCTTGGCCCAGGTTTCGAGCTTTTTAAGGTAGCCCGGGGGCGGAAAGACAAATCCCGCCGTGCCCTGATAGGGTTCGACGATGACGGCGGCCAGGGAGCCGGAGGATTCGACTTTGACGACTTCATCGAGGAAATTCAGACAGAACAGGCCGCAGTCCGGATGGGTTTTGTCGAAGGGGCAGCGATAGCAATACGGGTAGGGCGCGAGAACGGTGCCGGGCACCAGCGGCCCGTAGCTCCGGCGGATCTTCGAGATGCCGCTCAGGCTCATGGGGCCGAAGGTCCGGCCGTGGAAACCGCCCCAAAACGAGACGATCTCGTACTTGCCGGTGAACCTCTTGGCCAAGCGCATGGCTGCGTCCATCGCTTCGGAACCCGTGGTCAGAAAGATGACCTTGTCGAGATGCCGGGGCAGGGCTTTGACGATCCGTTCGGCCAGCCGAAGCCTTTGCGGCGTCGGAAAGTCGAAGGTGTTGAGAAGCCGCGCGGCCTGGTCGGCCAAAGCCTTGGCCAGAACGGGATGGGCATGCCCGACGTTGGCCACCAGCACGCCTGAAGTCCAGTCGATGTAGGACTTGCCGTCGACGTCCCATATCTCCGCGCCCGACGCATGGTCCCAGACGACCGGCGCCTGCCAGTTCATGCATTCGGGCTCATAGATCCGCGAGAGATCCAGGAACTCCTGTGTTTTTTGTCGAGAGCTTGTCATTTCCGGTTCCTCACATCCATTCGGTGTTCGCTGTTTTCATTTTCTCCGCGCCGGAGTGCCCGTGTCAAGGAAAACCGTGCTAGAATCAGGTCCATGATGGGCGAGAGGATGCTCCAGGCCATTGACGACAACGTCGCTGAGACGCTGGAAATTCTGAGCGGGCTCATAGAAATCCCATCCATCCGCGGCAACGAGAAAGGCCCGGCCCGGTTCCTCAGGCCGCGCCTGGAGCCGTTTGTCGATTCGGTCGAGCTCGTTCCCGTCCCCGATTCCCTGCGCGACGATCCCGATTACTCCTTTCCGCTGGCCGATTTCCGCTACACGGGCGAGGCCAATCTAAGGGCTTGCATCAAGGGGAACCGTTCGGGCCGGAGCCTGGCCCTCAACACCCACCTGGACGTCGTTCCCTCGACACCCGGACAGTCCGAACCGTTCAAGGCGAGGCTCGACAACGGCTGGGTTCATGGCCGCGGGGCCTGCGACGCCAAGGGGCAGGCGGCCTTGATCTGGCTTGTTCTGAAATCCCTTGCCGATCTGGGTTTGCGGCCGGGCGGCGACGTGACCGTGGATTTCGTCGTCGAAGAGGAGTGCGGCGGCAACGGAAGCCTGCTCCTCCAAAGGAACGGGCTGGTTGCCGACGGCGCCGTCGTCCTCGAGCCGACCGACCTCGACGTCGTTTATCTCGTCCGCGGGGCCGTTTGGTTCGAGGTGAAAACATCAGGTGTCGCCGGCCACAGCGGCAGCCCCGGCACCACCGTCAGCGCTCTCAAAGAAGCCGTCGAGGTCATGCGGGCCATTGAGACGGTTCGGGCCGAAACGCTGGCCTCTTCGCGCGAGGCAATGCCCCAATTAGCCGGTTATCCCGATCCGGCGCCCTGCACTTTCGGCATGCTCCATTCCGGTAACTGGCCGGCCGCCGCTCCCGACGAGGCTGTTCTCAAGGGTGTGTTCGGATTTTTACCCCCCTTCCATCGGCAGGATATTCAAGCCAGGCTGGCAGACGCGGTCCGCCCCTTCCGGGCCGAGATCCGTTTCACCATGCTTCGCAACGACCCGTCCTGCATTCCCGAGACCCATCCTCTGACTCAAACCCTGCTTGCGGCTTGCCGAGAAACCGGGATCCCGGCCCGGCCGGCGTTCATGAACGCCTCCTGCGATGCCTGGCGATATACCGAAGGCCTGGGCATCCCGGCCGTGGTTTTCGGCGTCGGTTCCATCCGGACGGCGCACGGCAAGGACGAGCGCGTGGCGGTCGCCGATATCCGGAAAGCCGCCGCCGCCCTCATCCGATTCCTCGACCAATGGAGCGGGCTCGAACATGTCTTCTAAAGAAACGATGACGGCGCTGGTCAAGACGGCCAAGGGCGAAGGCTTCGTCGAGCTTAGGGAGGTTCCGGTCCCCGGGATCGGCGACGGCGAAGTCCTCATCGAGATCAAAGCGGCCGGCATCTGCGGCACGGATCTCCACATTTTCCACGACGAATTCCCCTATTGGCCGCCGGTTACCCTCGGCCACGAATTCGCGGGCGTCATCGCGGCCAAGGGCCGGGATGTCCACGATTGGTCCGTCGGCGATCGCGTCGTGGGGGAGCCGCACACCCTGGCCTGCGGAAAATGCCGGCTCTGCCGGACCGGAAGCCGACAGCTCTGCGCGTCCAAACGGTCGCCGGGCTGGGGCATCGACGGCTGCTTCGCGAAATTCATGCGCTATCCCGAGCCGGCCCTCCTGCACCGCATTCCGGACGGTATGACCTTCGAAGAAGCCGCGTTCGTCGAGCCGGCGGCCAACGTCGTTCACGACGTGCTCGAGCGCGGCCGGGTCGAGCCGACCGATGTCGTCGTCGTCATCGGTCCGGGCCCGATCGGTCTGATGGCGGCCATGGCGGCCAAAGCGGCCGGCGCGGCCCGCGTCGCCGTCGTCGGAACGAATGCCGATGAGGCTTTTCGCCTGCCCGTCGCCCGCAAGATCGCCGTTATCGACGTCGTCTGGAACGTCGAAAGCGACGATGTCCCGGCCGCGGCCTCGAAGTTCACGGATGGGTGCGGCGCCGATCTGGCGGTTGAAGCGAGCGGCTCCGAAGGCGGCATCAGCCTCGCCGTCCGGCTCGTCCGCAAGCAAGGCCGGGTGGCCGCCATCGGCCTCACGGGACGTGCGGGGATCGCCTTCCCTTACGACGCAGCCATGTCCAAGGCCATCGACTTCGCCTTTAATATGTCCACGTCGTACACATCTTGGGACAGGGCCATCCACCTCGTTCACACCCGGCAGATCGACGTCCGGCCTCTCCTCTCGCACCAAGGCGGGCTGGACAGGTGGCAGGAGTTTTTCTCGGCATTGGAGAAGAAGCAAGGCATTAAGGGCATCTTC
This genomic interval from Candidatus Aminicenantes bacterium contains the following:
- a CDS encoding aspartate aminotransferase family protein — translated: MTSSRQKTQEFLDLSRIYEPECMNWQAPVVWDHASGAEIWDVDGKSYIDWTSGVLVANVGHAHPVLAKALADQAARLLNTFDFPTPQRLRLAERIVKALPRHLDKVIFLTTGSEAMDAAMRLAKRFTGKYEIVSFWGGFHGRTFGPMSLSGISKIRRSYGPLVPGTVLAPYPYCYRCPFDKTHPDCGLFCLNFLDEVVKVESSGSLAAVIVEPYQGTAGFVFPPPGYLKKLETWAKSRGLLFILDEVQSSFGRTGTMWAWEHESLEPDILVLGKGIGSGAPIAALVTRSEIFSCLERGEMSSTLGGNPLSCAGSLAVFEIIEKEGLLEKTVRNGAYLKGKLHDLMAKHESIGDIRGMGLVYGIEFVLDRRTKEPAPDLVKDIVLKCVDRGLMVGKLGLHGNVIRVAPPLVITPDLIDKSTAILDGVLSEL
- a CDS encoding alcohol dehydrogenase catalytic domain-containing protein, which codes for MSSKETMTALVKTAKGEGFVELREVPVPGIGDGEVLIEIKAAGICGTDLHIFHDEFPYWPPVTLGHEFAGVIAAKGRDVHDWSVGDRVVGEPHTLACGKCRLCRTGSRQLCASKRSPGWGIDGCFAKFMRYPEPALLHRIPDGMTFEEAAFVEPAANVVHDVLERGRVEPTDVVVVIGPGPIGLMAAMAAKAAGAARVAVVGTNADEAFRLPVARKIAVIDVVWNVESDDVPAAASKFTDGCGADLAVEASGSEGGISLAVRLVRKQGRVAAIGLTGRAGIAFPYDAAMSKAIDFAFNMSTSYTSWDRAIHLVHTRQIDVRPLLSHQGGLDRWQEFFSALEKKQGIKGIFVP
- a CDS encoding AI-2E family transporter, encoding MKLPFYAKAAFFFVGFYALFTMLSIAQDIIIPIVFALIFAIVLHPVVNFFVRKKINRVAAIVITLLLVFIIIAAFGTFFVSQAGRFGESWPVLVEKFTGILNQTVTGVAYYFDLNPKKLQAWIAKTAGELVDSGTAAIGRTLVVLGNWVVVLFLVPVYVFLILFYHPILIEFIRRLFRSGDQAQVNEIVTQTKTVIQRYIAGLVIEAVLVAALEIIFLFLLGIDYAILIGILGALLNVIPYIGGLVAVALPMMVALATKPSPWFVVYIVAGYYFIQLIDNNYIVPKIVASKVKINALFSIIVVIAGNALWGIPGMFLSIPLLAIVKLICDHIEPLKPWGFLLGDTMPSLLKIKSILKKKPKVEAAG
- a CDS encoding M20/M25/M40 family metallo-hydrolase, with amino-acid sequence MMGERMLQAIDDNVAETLEILSGLIEIPSIRGNEKGPARFLRPRLEPFVDSVELVPVPDSLRDDPDYSFPLADFRYTGEANLRACIKGNRSGRSLALNTHLDVVPSTPGQSEPFKARLDNGWVHGRGACDAKGQAALIWLVLKSLADLGLRPGGDVTVDFVVEEECGGNGSLLLQRNGLVADGAVVLEPTDLDVVYLVRGAVWFEVKTSGVAGHSGSPGTTVSALKEAVEVMRAIETVRAETLASSREAMPQLAGYPDPAPCTFGMLHSGNWPAAAPDEAVLKGVFGFLPPFHRQDIQARLADAVRPFRAEIRFTMLRNDPSCIPETHPLTQTLLAACRETGIPARPAFMNASCDAWRYTEGLGIPAVVFGVGSIRTAHGKDERVAVADIRKAAAALIRFLDQWSGLEHVF